The Lysobacter luteus genome contains the following window.
CTGCTGTTGGCGGTGCCGGCGGCGCATGCGGCCGAGTGCGAACTCGGGCTCGGGCACGGCTGGCCGCCGGCCACCGGCAACCACGGCGACGCGGTCGAAGCACTGCTTGCCAGTGGGACCCCGCCAGCACTGCAGGTCACCTGGTTGCCCACGCGAGGCGTCGAAAGCGCCCTGATGCTGGTGCCGCCGGCCAACGGTGGCGCGTGGACGTTGCGCCATGCGACCCCGGCCCAGCGTGTCGACCACCGCGAGTCGATCTCCAACGGCGTTCGCCGCGTCCTGCTCACCGACCAGCAGCCCGAGGTGCGCGAAGTCCCGATACCGGAAACGTTGGCCGGCCGCCTGGTCGAAGGCTGGACACGCACTCTCCGGTCCGGCGTGGCGGCCGACCAGGAAGCCCGCTTCCACGACGGTGAGGTGCTGAGTTTCCGGATCGGCGACGACCGCTTCAGCGGCCCCGAGCCACGGTGTGGCGCGGGCGAGTTGCTGATCGAACAGGCCGAGGCGCTGATCGACGCGGCGGGTGAGCGCGATCCCGACGATTTCCCCAAGCGGTGGAATGCGTTGTGGCGCCTGCTCGACGAGCTTGACCGGGAACTGGCCACCGCCGGTTGACCGGGCGCGCGCCGGCAGTGCCGGCCGCAATCCACGACGAACAACAAGGAACAGACATGGCCAACACCATCGAGATCAAGGTTCCCGACATCGGCGACTTCGACGCGGTTCCGGTGATCGAGCTGCTGGTCGCGGTCGGCGACACCGTCGCGGTCGACCAGGGTCTGGTGACGCTGGAATCCGACAAGGCCACGATGGAGGTGCCCTCCAGCGCCGCCGGCGTGGTGCGCGAGCTGAAGGTCAAGGTCGGCGACGAAGTCGCCGAGGGCGCGGTCATCGCGATCCTCGAAGCGGAGGGTGAGGGCGAAGGCGAGGGCGGCGGGGCGGCTGAAGCCAAATCGTCAGCCAAGCAGGGCTCGGACGGCGGGAAATCGACGTCCGGGCCCGCCGATGCCAAGGCGCCGACCGCCGCGAAGGCCGAGCCGGCCGCACAGGCAGCCGGGGCCGGCAGCGCGCCTGCACCTGCCGCGGGTGCGCTGCCCCGCAAACCGGCCGCCAATGCGCCGGATGCTGCAGCGGCGTCGGGGCGAACGCCCGATGTTGAATGCGCGATGCTCGTGCTTGGAGCCGGCCCGGGCGGCTACACCGCCGCGTTCCGCGCCGCCGACCTCGGCCTGGACACGGTGCTGGTGGAACGATACGAAAGCCTCGGCGGCGTCTGCCTCAACGTGGGCTGCATCCCCTCCAAGGCCCTGCTGCACGCCGCGGCGGTGATCGACGAAGCCGCGCACGCCAGCGACTTCGGCATCGACTTCGGCGCGCCGAAGATCGCGCTCGACGCGTTGCGCGCCTACAAGGACAAGGTCGTCGGCCAGTTGACCAAGGGCCTGGCCGGCATGGCCAAGCAGCGCAAGGTGCGCGTGGTAACCGGCACCGGCAGGTTCATTTCCGCCAACGAGGTCGAAGTCGAACACGACGGCAAGACCCAGCTGCTGCGCTTCGAGCAGTGCATCATCGCCGCCGGCTCGCAGGCGGTGAAGCTGCCGTTCTTCCCGTGGGATGACGAGCGGGTCATGGATTCCACCGACGCGCTCGAGCTGGCTGAAGTGCCGAAGAAGCTGCTCGTGGTCGGCGGCGGCATCATTGGCCTGGAGATGGCGACGGTCTACCGTGCGCTCGGCAGCGAGGTCACGGTGGTCGAGTTCATGGACCAGCTGATGCCCGGCGCTGACCGCGACCTGGTCAAGCCGCTTGCCGATCGCCTGCGCAAACAGGGCGTGGCCGTGCACCTGGAGACCAAGGTGGTCGAGGCGAAGGCGCAGAAGAACGGCATCGCCTGCACGTTCGAAGGCGCCAGCGAGCCGGAGACCAAGCGTTTCGACCGCGTGCTGGTCGCGGTGGGCCGCGCACCCAACGGCGGCAAGCTCGATGCGGAAAAAGCCGGCGTGGCGGTCACCGACCGCGGCTTCATCCCGGTGGACCGGCAGATGCGCACCAGCGCGCCGCACATCTTCGCCATCGGCGACCTGGTGGGTCAGCCGATGCTCGCGCACAAGGCCACCCACGAGGGCAAGCTCGCCGCGGAAGTGGCTGCGGGCGAGAAGAAGGAATGGGTCGCGCGGGTGATCCCGTCGGTCGCCTATACCGACCCCGAGATCGCCTGGGTCGGCGTCACCGAGACCGAGGCTAAGGAGAAGGGCCTGAAGGTCGGCGTCGGCCGGTTCCCGTGGGCAGCCTCCGGCCGCGCGATCGGCATCGGTCGCACCGAGGGCTTCACCAAGCTGCTGTTCGACGAGGCCACCCAACGCATCATCGGCGGCGGCATCGTCGGCGTGCACGCCGGCGACCTGGTCGCGGAAATCGCACTCGCCATCGAGATGGGCTGCGAGGTCGCCGACATCGGCCACACCATCCACCCGCACCCAACACTGAGCGAGTCGGTGGCGATGGCGGCGGAGGTGTTCGACGGCACCATCACCGACCTGTACATCCCGAAGAAGAAATAGTGCGGGGCCACCCCGCTCGGCGCGCGGGCCCTGGAAAAGTGAAGCCCCGGCGGATCAGGCCGGGGCTTCTTTGTTCCCACCGCTGCTGTTTGCCTTGACGAGGAGAGAGACGCGGCGGGACGTACAGCTTCATTGACCGACCCCCGCGGGGAAGGTTCCCCGTCTCCCTGTCCCGTTCAGCTCCCGCTCCGGGGTTCGCCCGCCCCCGAGCCACCGCGGCGGTTGCCCGCAGCGCCCGTCCTGCCTATAATTCCGCGGCTCCATCGGGCGCTTGTCGCCCAGCCCTCCGGACCGACGAACCCCGCGTGCACGATCCCATGTCCGCAGGCCGCCGGCTGGCGTTGCGCGCGACTGTCTTCCAGGCGGGTGCGACGGCGCTGGTCGCGCTGACCTTCCTTCCCCACGGCTTGCCTTCGGCGCTTGGGGCGCTGGTCGGCGGTGGCGCGCTGGTGGCGGGGAGTGCGATCGCCGCCCTGGTGGCGCTCGGTGGCGGGGTTGGACCCGCAGGCGCGGCAATCACGCGACTGCTGGCGGGAGTGGTGTTGAAGTGGGTGGTGGTGCTTGTGGTGTTCGTCCTCGGCCTGGCCGGGTTCGGGTTGCCCCCGCTGCCGATGCTGGCCGGCTTGCTGGCTGCGACGCTGGCCTTCGTGCTGGCCCAGATTCTGAAACGATAAGGTGTCTTTCGTGAGTGAACAGACCGGTTCGGGCGGCCTGAACGAATACATCCAGCACCATCTCGGCCACAACACCGTCGAGGTGCTGGGCGGGCAGTTCAACCTCGATTCGTGGTTGGTCGGCCTGGCGCTGGGGTTGGTGTTCATCCTGTGGTTCGGACTCGCCGCGCGTCGCGCGACGCCGGGCGTCCCGAGCAAGGGACAGGCCTTTGTCGAGATCATCGTCGAGTTCGTCGACGGCCAGGTCAAGGACACCTTCCACGGCGACCGCCGCTCGGTGACCCCGCTGGCGCTGACGATCTTCGTCTGGATCGTGTTCATGAACACGATGGACCTGGTCCCGCTGGACGCGGTCGGCTGGGGCATCCACACCGTCGCCGGTGAGGAGGCCGCCGCCCACACCTACTGGCGCCTGGTCCCGACCGCCGACCTCAACACCACCTTCGGCATCTCCGCCTCGGTGTTCCTGATCCTGATCGGCCACGCCTGGTCGGCCAAGGGTGGCTTCGGCTTCGGCAAGGAGCTGCTGAGCTCCCCGTTCCACGCCAGCGGCTTCATGGCCATCGTGCTGGCGCCGGTCAACCTGCTGATGAACATCATCGAGTGGCTGGTCAAGCCGATCTCGCTGGCGATGCGACTGTTCGGCAACATGTACGGCGGCGAGCTCGTTTTCATGCTGATCGCCGGCATGTTCGCCAGCTGGATCACCTTCGTGCCGGGCATCATCGCCAACGCGGCGTGGGCGATCTTCCATATCCTGATCATCCTGCTGCAGGCCTTCATCTTCATGATCCTCACGGTCGTCTACATCGCCGGCGCCCGCGAGAGTCACTAGTCCTGACGCAACACCGGTTTCCAGTTCCAACCTTCGTTCCATCCACTTCAAGCAACAGCCTTTACCCAGGAGAAGCACCATGGAGTTCATCGCCAACGTTCAGGGTCTGACCGCCATCGC
Protein-coding sequences here:
- the lpdA gene encoding dihydrolipoyl dehydrogenase, with amino-acid sequence MANTIEIKVPDIGDFDAVPVIELLVAVGDTVAVDQGLVTLESDKATMEVPSSAAGVVRELKVKVGDEVAEGAVIAILEAEGEGEGEGGGAAEAKSSAKQGSDGGKSTSGPADAKAPTAAKAEPAAQAAGAGSAPAPAAGALPRKPAANAPDAAAASGRTPDVECAMLVLGAGPGGYTAAFRAADLGLDTVLVERYESLGGVCLNVGCIPSKALLHAAAVIDEAAHASDFGIDFGAPKIALDALRAYKDKVVGQLTKGLAGMAKQRKVRVVTGTGRFISANEVEVEHDGKTQLLRFEQCIIAAGSQAVKLPFFPWDDERVMDSTDALELAEVPKKLLVVGGGIIGLEMATVYRALGSEVTVVEFMDQLMPGADRDLVKPLADRLRKQGVAVHLETKVVEAKAQKNGIACTFEGASEPETKRFDRVLVAVGRAPNGGKLDAEKAGVAVTDRGFIPVDRQMRTSAPHIFAIGDLVGQPMLAHKATHEGKLAAEVAAGEKKEWVARVIPSVAYTDPEIAWVGVTETEAKEKGLKVGVGRFPWAASGRAIGIGRTEGFTKLLFDEATQRIIGGGIVGVHAGDLVAEIALAIEMGCEVADIGHTIHPHPTLSESVAMAAEVFDGTITDLYIPKKK
- the atpB gene encoding F0F1 ATP synthase subunit A translates to MSEQTGSGGLNEYIQHHLGHNTVEVLGGQFNLDSWLVGLALGLVFILWFGLAARRATPGVPSKGQAFVEIIVEFVDGQVKDTFHGDRRSVTPLALTIFVWIVFMNTMDLVPLDAVGWGIHTVAGEEAAAHTYWRLVPTADLNTTFGISASVFLILIGHAWSAKGGFGFGKELLSSPFHASGFMAIVLAPVNLLMNIIEWLVKPISLAMRLFGNMYGGELVFMLIAGMFASWITFVPGIIANAAWAIFHILIILLQAFIFMILTVVYIAGARESH